A window of Arcobacter sp. CECT 8986 contains these coding sequences:
- a CDS encoding ABC transporter permease, producing MKRNISKIKISSVFLTLLISAPAIIIFLYLFIGHSDNWQHLKDTLLFTYISNSLYIMVGVAILTTILGFTTAYLTSIYTFKFSKFFHYALILPFAIPTYIVAYIYGGMFNVAGTVTQFVLHTIGKNINEVPFFDIMSIEGAILVMSFVLYPYVYLICKSYLSFESASIIDAAKTFNLSSWQILRKVIIPISRPAIVAGVTLAVMEAVADFGVMDYFGVNTFVTGIFKTWFGMGSINDAAKLASILMTFVFLLIVLERIQRRNRVFKSSGKDFKPIDKVKLTGFKAFLAIFACFIPFFFGFLLPFGQLSYWFAITYKDIIDEEFMQILYQTLTLAIISSTIITAMALLFVYNIRKSKDKTSSILTQIVKLGYSIPGAVIAVGILSFFSFLDKYVIDFFTSSYIISGTILAIVFGYCVRFLAIGINNFEAGFSRIPQTYDDAAKMLNVNERRTFFTIFAPLLKNSAFSAFIIVFIEVIKELPLTMILRPFNYDTLAILALELTQQSQYAESSVPSMFILLIGMISVLLLAKNMNKA from the coding sequence TTGAAAAGAAACATTTCAAAAATAAAAATAAGTAGTGTATTTCTTACACTACTTATATCTGCACCTGCTATTATAATATTTCTATATCTTTTTATTGGGCATAGCGATAATTGGCAACATCTAAAAGATACACTACTCTTTACATATATTTCAAACTCACTATATATTATGGTAGGAGTTGCTATTCTAACTACAATATTAGGATTTACTACTGCATATTTGACTTCTATATATACATTTAAATTTTCAAAGTTTTTTCATTATGCACTAATTTTGCCTTTTGCAATACCCACATATATTGTTGCATATATTTATGGAGGAATGTTTAATGTAGCAGGAACAGTAACTCAATTTGTATTACATACAATAGGGAAAAATATAAATGAAGTTCCTTTCTTTGATATTATGTCTATTGAAGGTGCAATTCTAGTAATGTCTTTTGTACTTTATCCATATGTTTATTTAATTTGTAAAAGTTATTTGAGTTTTGAATCTGCTTCTATTATTGATGCTGCAAAAACATTTAACTTATCTTCATGGCAAATACTTAGAAAAGTAATTATTCCTATATCAAGACCTGCAATAGTTGCTGGTGTTACACTTGCTGTTATGGAAGCTGTTGCTGATTTTGGAGTAATGGATTATTTTGGAGTAAATACTTTCGTAACTGGTATATTTAAAACTTGGTTTGGGATGGGAAGTATAAATGATGCAGCTAAATTAGCAAGTATACTTATGACATTTGTATTTTTATTAATAGTATTAGAAAGAATACAAAGAAGAAATAGAGTTTTCAAAAGTTCTGGTAAAGATTTTAAACCAATTGATAAAGTAAAATTGACAGGATTTAAAGCATTTTTAGCAATATTTGCCTGTTTTATACCTTTCTTTTTTGGTTTTTTACTTCCTTTTGGACAACTTAGCTATTGGTTTGCAATAACATACAAAGATATAATTGATGAAGAATTTATGCAAATTTTATATCAAACATTAACACTTGCAATTATAAGTTCAACTATAATTACAGCAATGGCACTTTTATTTGTATATAATATTAGAAAAAGTAAAGATAAAACATCTTCAATTCTAACGCAAATTGTAAAATTAGGATATTCAATACCTGGTGCTGTAATTGCTGTTGGGATATTATCTTTCTTCTCATTTTTAGATAAATACGTAATTGATTTTTTTACATCTTCATATATTATCAGTGGTACAATTTTAGCAATTGTTTTTGGATATTGTGTAAGATTTTTAGCAATCGGTATTAATAATTTTGAAGCAGGTTTTAGTAGAATCCCTCAAACTTATGATGATGCTGCAAAAATGTTAAATGTAAATGAAAGAAGAACATTCTTTACAATCTTTGCACCTTTATTAAAAAACTCTGCTTTTTCAGCATTTATAATTGTATTTATTGAAGTTATAAAAGAGTTACCTCTAACTATGATACTAAGGCCTTTTAACTATGATACATTAGCAATTTTGGCATTAGAATTAACACAACAATCTCAATATGCAGAATCTTCTGTTCCATCTATGTTTATTTTACTTATTGGAATGATTTCTGTTTTATTATTAGCAAAAAATATGAATAAGGCTTAA